The Methanoculleus marisnigri JR1 genome window below encodes:
- a CDS encoding pyridoxal phosphate-dependent aminotransferase, with the protein MNKHRYADRVKGVEMSGIRKLFEAGGPDAINLGIGQPDFDTPDHIKMAAIAAIREGRTGYTPNTGIVELREAICDKLARENSLTCRPDQILVTAGGSEALHLVMEALVDPGDRVLFTDPGFVSYAALATIAGGKPEGVGLDASLHIDVERAKEQVDGARLFVLNSPANPTGAVESEESIRALVEYANDRNVTVVSDEVYEHFIYEKEHVSAARFGDDVITVNAASKTYAMTGWRVGYLAAPGDYIPEFLKVHQYAQACATSISQYAALAAYTGDQDPVVRMRNEYRARRDLLYDGLTGLGFDFPRPEGAFYMFVPMGRNLIEKAIDAGVIIVPGLAFGTRAPEYARFSYATSRENLSRAVGRLGELMG; encoded by the coding sequence ATGAACAAACACAGGTATGCCGACCGGGTCAAAGGGGTGGAGATGTCGGGTATCCGCAAGCTCTTCGAAGCCGGAGGGCCGGACGCGATCAACCTCGGCATCGGGCAGCCGGACTTCGATACCCCCGACCACATCAAGATGGCCGCGATCGCCGCCATCAGGGAGGGAAGAACGGGGTACACCCCGAACACCGGAATAGTGGAACTCCGGGAGGCTATCTGCGATAAACTCGCGCGCGAGAACAGCCTCACCTGCCGGCCCGACCAGATCCTGGTCACGGCGGGGGGAAGCGAGGCGCTCCATCTCGTGATGGAGGCGCTCGTCGACCCGGGTGACCGCGTCCTCTTCACCGACCCGGGTTTCGTCTCCTACGCCGCCCTTGCAACCATTGCCGGCGGAAAGCCCGAGGGCGTCGGGCTCGACGCGTCCCTGCACATCGACGTCGAGCGGGCGAAGGAGCAGGTGGATGGTGCACGGCTCTTCGTCCTGAACTCTCCCGCGAACCCGACGGGCGCCGTCGAGAGCGAGGAGTCGATCCGCGCCCTCGTGGAGTACGCGAACGATCGTAACGTCACCGTCGTCTCCGACGAGGTCTACGAGCACTTCATCTACGAGAAAGAGCACGTCAGCGCGGCCCGGTTCGGCGACGACGTCATCACCGTCAATGCCGCGAGCAAGACCTACGCCATGACCGGGTGGCGGGTCGGCTACCTTGCGGCACCCGGGGACTACATCCCGGAGTTCCTCAAGGTGCACCAGTACGCCCAGGCGTGCGCGACCTCGATATCGCAGTATGCCGCGCTCGCCGCGTACACCGGTGACCAGGACCCGGTCGTGCGGATGCGTAACGAGTACCGCGCCCGGCGCGACCTCCTCTACGACGGGCTGACCGGTCTCGGGTTCGATTTCCCCCGGCCGGAAGGTGCGTTCTACATGTTCGTCCCGATGGGGCGAAACCTTATCGAGAAGGCCATCGATGCGGGCGTCATCATCGTGCCGGGTTTGGCGTTCGGCACGAGGGCACCCGAATATGCACGCTTCAGCTACGCGACCTCCCGGGAGAACCTCTCCCGTGCGGTCGGGCGGCTCGGGGAACTGATGGGGTGA
- the hxlB gene encoding 6-phospho-3-hexuloisomerase, whose product MTNHPVKNMMRLMATKIRTIADVMSDDEIDTLLAEILNANRIYTMGAGRSGLVAKSFAMRLMHLGLSAFVVGETVTPAMKPGDVIIVFSGSGATKTVADISETAKEIGGRICLITSKKDSRIGRIADCIVIIESQRDKVADESAEFEIRQMMGEHKSFAPLGTIFETTAMVFADAIISRLMEITQCRPEDLQCRHANIE is encoded by the coding sequence ATGACAAATCACCCGGTTAAGAACATGATGCGGTTGATGGCGACCAAGATCCGGACGATCGCGGACGTGATGTCCGACGACGAGATCGATACGCTCCTCGCCGAGATCCTGAACGCGAACCGTATCTACACCATGGGCGCCGGGCGCTCCGGGCTCGTAGCGAAATCGTTTGCCATGCGCCTGATGCACCTCGGGCTTTCCGCATTCGTCGTCGGAGAGACCGTGACCCCGGCCATGAAGCCGGGAGACGTCATTATCGTCTTCTCCGGGTCCGGCGCGACCAAGACGGTTGCGGATATCTCCGAGACCGCAAAAGAGATCGGCGGGAGGATCTGCCTCATCACCTCGAAGAAAGACTCGAGGATCGGCCGCATCGCCGACTGTATCGTCATCATCGAGAGCCAGCGGGATAAGGTGGCCGACGAGTCTGCGGAGTTCGAGATCCGGCAGATGATGGGCGAGCACAAATCGTTCGCACCGCTCGGCACCATCTTCGAGACGACCGCGATGGTCTTTGCGGACGCGATCATATCCCGGCTGATGGAGATCACCCAGTGCCGGCCCGAAGACCTCCAGTGCCGCCACGCAAACATTGAGTGA
- a CDS encoding ATP-dependent helicase, whose product MEKRPERHSNEEILGLLDENVREWCIRRLDGRLTPPQRMAVPLIHERKNVLICSPTGSGKTLSAFLAIIDDLFVRARAGALEDSVYCLYVSPLKSLANDIHKNLSQPLDGIAGIARERGIDHTPLRHAIRHGDVSRADKTKMARKPPHILNITPETLGILLNSPKFRESLRTVRWVVVDEIHSLAGSKRGVHLSVSLERLEELVKENDGGFTRIGCSATIEPLAEVGRFLVGAGREVEIVDTRFAREFDLQLLCPVPDLIETTPEDLARHLYVTIHRLVQEHSNTLVFTNTRNGAERILYNLRARYPEWYTEENTGCHHGSMGTDGRLSVEERLKSGRVKVVTTSTSLELGVDMPHVDLVLQVGSPKSVAALLQRVGRAGHRLGEVVKGRIVVLDRDELVECAVMLREGQNGFVDRIHIPENCLDVLAQHVFGMALDGETRIQGMLEVVRRSYCYRDLEEEDLMSVVRYLAGEYAGLEERRIYAKIWHDEEEGTVRKRGRNARMIYFQNSGTIPDEFSCDVLTRDGVFAGNLDEKYLERMNKGDVFVLGGRRYRFAYRRGGKLYVDPTTDRPTIPSWFSEKLPLSFDLGLHVLRFKEMMLRAMETAVTEEIVVNLLADYPIDENSARSICAIFEQQVLYMGDEAVPTLKRIVVEEQVDRENHRRLYYFMTNYGLRFNDGFSRIVAFTIARDVTTNVSVGISDTGFLVSIPLEKQADPARILRGIRADECNEILKEAVGDTQLLKRVFRINAARSFMILRNYMGRRRSARRQQVSADMLISFAKRLDGFAVMRETYREVIDDRFEAENIRRIVDGIGAGEIEVVLTRAASPSPLAFGIATLGVSDAVYAQDKLSMLREFQRRVMSSIDGEAAA is encoded by the coding sequence ATGGAGAAGCGGCCGGAAAGGCATTCGAACGAGGAGATCCTCGGTCTCCTCGACGAGAACGTACGGGAATGGTGCATACGAAGACTGGACGGGCGGCTCACCCCGCCGCAACGGATGGCGGTCCCGCTCATCCACGAGAGAAAGAACGTCCTCATCTGTTCGCCGACCGGATCGGGAAAGACGCTCTCGGCGTTTCTTGCAATCATCGACGACCTCTTCGTCCGGGCACGGGCGGGAGCGCTCGAAGACAGCGTCTACTGCCTTTATGTCTCGCCGCTCAAGTCGCTTGCAAACGACATCCACAAGAACCTCAGCCAGCCGCTCGACGGAATCGCCGGGATCGCCCGCGAGCGGGGGATCGATCACACGCCGCTCCGACACGCGATCCGGCACGGGGACGTCTCGCGGGCGGATAAGACGAAGATGGCGCGAAAACCCCCACACATCCTCAACATCACCCCAGAGACCCTCGGGATCCTCTTAAACTCCCCGAAGTTCCGCGAGAGCCTCCGGACGGTCCGGTGGGTCGTCGTCGACGAGATCCACTCCCTCGCGGGCTCGAAGCGCGGCGTCCACCTCTCGGTGAGCCTCGAGCGGCTCGAGGAACTGGTGAAGGAGAACGACGGCGGCTTCACCCGGATCGGGTGCTCGGCGACGATCGAGCCTCTCGCCGAGGTCGGCCGGTTCCTGGTCGGCGCCGGGCGCGAGGTGGAGATCGTCGATACCCGGTTCGCGCGGGAGTTCGACCTACAGCTCCTCTGCCCGGTCCCCGATCTCATCGAAACCACCCCCGAAGACCTCGCGCGGCACCTTTACGTGACCATCCACCGTCTCGTCCAGGAGCACAGCAACACGCTCGTCTTCACGAACACCCGGAACGGCGCCGAACGGATCCTCTACAACCTCCGCGCCCGTTACCCCGAATGGTATACGGAGGAGAACACGGGCTGCCACCACGGCTCGATGGGGACGGACGGGAGGCTCTCCGTCGAAGAGCGGCTCAAGTCCGGGAGGGTGAAGGTGGTGACGACCTCGACGTCGCTCGAACTCGGGGTCGACATGCCTCACGTCGATCTCGTCCTCCAGGTGGGGTCGCCGAAGTCCGTCGCGGCGCTCCTCCAGCGGGTCGGGCGGGCCGGCCACCGCCTCGGTGAGGTGGTGAAGGGACGGATCGTCGTCCTCGACCGCGACGAACTCGTGGAGTGCGCGGTGATGCTCCGGGAGGGGCAGAACGGGTTCGTGGACCGGATCCACATCCCGGAGAACTGTCTCGACGTTCTCGCGCAGCATGTCTTCGGGATGGCGCTCGATGGGGAGACGCGGATCCAGGGGATGCTCGAGGTGGTCCGCCGGTCGTACTGCTACCGGGACCTCGAGGAGGAGGACCTGATGAGCGTCGTCCGCTACCTCGCCGGGGAGTACGCGGGACTCGAGGAGCGCCGGATCTACGCGAAGATCTGGCACGACGAGGAGGAAGGGACGGTTCGAAAGCGGGGGCGGAACGCCCGGATGATCTACTTCCAGAACTCCGGGACGATCCCGGACGAGTTCTCCTGCGACGTTCTCACCCGGGACGGGGTCTTTGCCGGCAACCTGGACGAGAAGTACCTCGAGCGGATGAACAAGGGCGACGTCTTCGTCCTCGGCGGGCGGCGCTACCGGTTCGCCTACCGCCGGGGCGGGAAACTCTACGTCGACCCGACGACCGACCGGCCGACGATCCCGAGCTGGTTCTCCGAAAAACTCCCGCTCTCGTTCGACCTCGGTCTGCACGTCCTCCGGTTCAAGGAGATGATGCTTCGCGCGATGGAGACGGCGGTAACGGAAGAGATCGTCGTGAACCTCCTCGCCGATTATCCCATCGACGAGAACAGCGCACGGAGCATCTGCGCGATCTTCGAGCAGCAGGTGCTCTATATGGGCGACGAAGCCGTCCCGACGTTGAAGCGGATCGTCGTCGAGGAGCAAGTCGACCGGGAGAACCATCGCCGGCTCTACTACTTCATGACCAACTACGGGTTGCGGTTCAACGACGGGTTCTCCCGGATCGTCGCCTTCACGATCGCCCGGGACGTGACGACGAACGTCTCGGTCGGGATCAGCGATACCGGGTTTCTGGTCTCGATCCCGCTCGAGAAGCAGGCCGACCCCGCACGCATCCTCCGGGGTATCCGGGCCGACGAGTGCAACGAGATCCTCAAGGAGGCCGTCGGGGATACCCAGCTCCTGAAGAGAGTCTTCCGGATCAACGCCGCACGGTCGTTCATGATCCTCCGTAACTACATGGGCAGGCGGAGAAGCGCCCGGCGCCAGCAGGTGAGCGCCGATATGCTGATCTCGTTTGCCAAACGGCTCGACGGCTTCGCCGTGATGCGGGAGACCTACCGGGAGGTGATCGATGACCGGTTCGAGGCGGAGAACATCCGGCGGATCGTCGACGGGATCGGTGCCGGTGAGATCGAGGTCGTCCTGACCCGCGCCGCGTCCCCGAGCCCGCTCGCGTTCGGGATCGCGACGCTCGGCGTCTCCGACGCGGTCTACGCGCAGGACAAACTCTCGATGCTCCGCGAGTTCCAGCGCCGGGTGATGAGCAGCATCGACGGCGAGGCGGCGGCATGA
- a CDS encoding metallophosphoesterase codes for MNAVTEADLLSRFGFYKGALYVREQSLCVVSDVHIGLSEALYRQGLHFPLHEEETLLERFEAILSRFKPEIFVLDGDIFHAFDRVSRDVKESFETILATLKAGCEVVLVRGSHDVMLPAIKGGTVERYDRGGYTVVHGDQAVDDHGTLVIGHDHPAIEIDMARFPCFLYGEGVVRGNDIIVLPAFNPLSPGVMINYAKSRDFLSPILRRVDAGSLQPVVEVDGEAVVLPPLAGIRRFA; via the coding sequence ATGAACGCGGTCACGGAGGCCGATCTCCTCTCCCGGTTCGGCTTCTATAAGGGCGCGCTCTACGTCAGGGAGCAGTCTCTCTGCGTTGTCTCCGACGTCCATATCGGACTTTCCGAGGCGCTCTACCGGCAGGGGCTTCACTTCCCGCTCCACGAGGAGGAGACGCTCCTCGAACGGTTCGAGGCTATCCTCAGCCGGTTCAAGCCTGAGATCTTCGTCCTCGACGGGGACATCTTCCACGCCTTCGACCGGGTGAGCCGGGACGTAAAGGAGTCGTTTGAGACGATCCTCGCGACGCTCAAGGCCGGGTGCGAGGTCGTCCTCGTCCGGGGATCGCACGACGTCATGCTGCCGGCAATCAAAGGAGGGACGGTCGAGCGCTACGACCGCGGCGGCTACACGGTGGTTCATGGCGATCAGGCGGTCGACGACCACGGGACGCTCGTCATCGGCCACGATCACCCGGCGATCGAGATCGATATGGCCCGGTTCCCCTGCTTCCTCTACGGGGAGGGCGTGGTGCGCGGGAACGACATCATCGTATTGCCGGCCTTCAACCCGCTCTCCCCGGGGGTCATGATCAACTACGCAAAGAGCCGGGACTTCCTCTCCCCCATCCTCCGCCGCGTGGACGCAGGAAGCCTGCAGCCGGTGGTGGAGGTCGACGGCGAGGCGGTCGTCCTCCCGCCGCTCGCCGGCATCCGGCGGTTTGCGTGA
- a CDS encoding PQQ-dependent sugar dehydrogenase — MSRRTVIILAAVAVIALLGIAVAVVMPPGGTTGTLPLDTITLPAGFAIDVYAGNVTGARSMTLSPNGTLFVGSRGPGNVYAIPDRDGDGRGDEVITIASGLDSPNGVAFRNGSLYVAEISRILRYDGIEANLDNPPEPAVVSDAFPDDASHGWKFIAFGPDGNLYIPVGAPCNVCDPEDERFGTIFRMSPDGTDLEIYARGIRNTVGFDWHPGTGDLWFTDNGRDWLGDDIPPDELNRAPESGMHFGFPYCHGAAIPDPEFGEEQPCSEFTPPEQELGPHVAALGMRFYDGEQFPEDYRERIFIAEHGSWNRAEPIGYRVTMVELENNTPVSYEVFAEGWLQGGDAWGRPVDVEVANDGSILVSDDRANAVYRITYGEVTSPAG, encoded by the coding sequence GTGTCACGCCGGACCGTTATCATCCTTGCCGCCGTTGCGGTGATTGCCCTTCTCGGCATCGCCGTGGCCGTCGTGATGCCGCCGGGCGGCACCACGGGCACCCTGCCGCTCGACACGATCACCCTTCCCGCGGGGTTTGCGATCGACGTCTACGCCGGAAACGTTACCGGGGCGCGGTCGATGACCCTCTCGCCGAACGGGACGCTCTTTGTCGGGAGCCGCGGCCCGGGAAACGTCTACGCCATCCCCGACCGCGACGGCGACGGGAGAGGCGATGAGGTGATCACGATCGCAAGCGGTCTCGACTCCCCGAACGGCGTCGCGTTCCGTAACGGCTCCCTCTACGTCGCCGAGATCAGCCGCATCCTCCGCTACGACGGGATCGAGGCGAACCTCGATAACCCGCCGGAGCCGGCGGTGGTGAGCGACGCCTTCCCGGACGACGCATCGCACGGGTGGAAGTTCATCGCGTTCGGCCCCGACGGGAACCTCTACATCCCCGTGGGCGCCCCCTGCAACGTCTGCGACCCCGAAGACGAGCGGTTCGGCACCATCTTCCGGATGAGCCCGGACGGAACCGATCTTGAGATCTATGCCCGGGGCATCCGGAACACCGTGGGGTTCGACTGGCACCCCGGGACCGGGGATCTCTGGTTCACCGACAACGGCCGCGACTGGCTCGGCGACGACATCCCGCCGGACGAACTCAACCGGGCGCCGGAGAGCGGGATGCACTTCGGGTTCCCCTACTGTCACGGCGCGGCGATCCCCGACCCGGAGTTCGGGGAGGAGCAGCCGTGCAGTGAATTCACGCCGCCCGAGCAGGAACTCGGCCCGCACGTCGCCGCGCTCGGGATGCGGTTCTATGACGGCGAGCAGTTCCCGGAAGACTACCGGGAGAGGATCTTCATCGCCGAGCACGGCTCCTGGAACCGGGCGGAGCCGATCGGCTACCGGGTGACGATGGTCGAACTCGAGAACAACACGCCCGTCTCCTATGAGGTCTTCGCGGAGGGGTGGCTCCAGGGAGGTGACGCCTGGGGGAGGCCGGTGGACGTCGAGGTCGCGAACGACGGCTCAATCCTGGTCTCGGACGACCGGGCAAACGCCGTCTACCGGATAACCTACGGAGAGGTCACTTCCCCCGCCGGATGA
- a CDS encoding DUF2179 domain-containing protein: protein MLGVVPDIDPEFFSLVVVPVFIFLARICDVTIGTMRIIFVSRGMKVIAPLLGFFEIFIWIVAVGQIFQNLTNPLNYFAYAAGFATGNYIGMLVEERLAMGLALIRIITQRDATNLIDYLRAAGYGVTVLDAHGKQGPGKVIFSVVKRKNMRDVEDAIHEFNPKAFYSVEDIRRAAEGTFPVTVPGPTPFSFGRVIRRGK, encoded by the coding sequence ATGCTCGGCGTCGTCCCGGATATCGACCCGGAGTTCTTCTCTCTGGTCGTCGTCCCGGTCTTCATCTTTCTCGCGCGTATCTGCGACGTCACCATCGGGACGATGCGGATCATCTTCGTCTCCCGCGGGATGAAGGTGATCGCGCCGCTCCTTGGATTCTTCGAGATCTTCATCTGGATCGTCGCCGTCGGCCAGATCTTTCAGAACCTCACGAACCCTCTCAACTACTTCGCCTACGCGGCCGGGTTCGCCACGGGAAACTACATCGGGATGCTCGTCGAGGAACGGCTGGCGATGGGGCTCGCGCTCATCCGGATCATCACCCAGCGCGACGCGACGAACCTCATCGACTACCTCCGCGCCGCAGGCTACGGGGTGACCGTCCTCGACGCCCATGGAAAACAGGGGCCGGGCAAGGTCATCTTCTCGGTGGTCAAGCGCAAAAACATGCGCGACGTCGAAGACGCCATCCACGAGTTCAACCCCAAGGCGTTCTACTCGGTCGAGGACATCCGGCGGGCGGCGGAGGGGACGTTCCCGGTCACCGTGCCGGGCCCGACACCGTTCTCCTTCGGGAGGGTCATCCGGCGGGGGAAGTGA
- a CDS encoding ArsR/SmtB family transcription factor, with translation MANDVVVIQPGDEKAQRIARAMASQTANAIIQAFGGGPLTSSEVARRMKIPITTASYHIENLLDAGLLEVMETRWSEKGREVKVYGLANQVLIIASPASDLRSVLQKYATLFGIVALASLGLWSILPAVLPFGGYTPVSRSMTENGDKYAGGTGEDVSTLQSPVPAVDAAGTLPVHDLVMSFFFGACAVLLALLAYEVYYWWRTSPRYRVEEEQE, from the coding sequence ATGGCGAATGATGTTGTAGTTATCCAGCCGGGCGATGAAAAGGCACAGAGAATCGCCCGGGCGATGGCGAGCCAGACGGCAAACGCGATCATCCAGGCCTTCGGCGGTGGGCCGCTGACGTCGTCGGAGGTCGCCCGGCGAATGAAGATCCCCATCACCACCGCTTCTTACCACATCGAGAACCTTCTCGACGCCGGGCTTCTCGAGGTTATGGAGACCCGATGGAGCGAGAAGGGACGCGAGGTGAAGGTCTACGGCCTTGCGAACCAGGTCCTCATCATCGCGTCGCCGGCAAGCGATCTCCGGTCGGTGCTGCAGAAGTACGCAACGCTCTTTGGAATCGTCGCCCTCGCAAGCCTCGGGCTCTGGTCGATCCTCCCTGCGGTGCTGCCGTTCGGCGGCTATACTCCCGTCTCAAGGTCGATGACCGAGAACGGGGATAAATACGCCGGCGGCACCGGGGAGGACGTCTCGACGCTCCAGTCTCCCGTCCCTGCCGTGGATGCCGCCGGGACGCTGCCCGTCCACGACCTGGTGATGAGTTTCTTCTTCGGTGCCTGCGCGGTGCTGCTCGCGCTGCTGGCCTACGAGGTCTACTACTGGTGGCGCACATCCCCGCGCTACCGGGTGGAAGAAGAACAGGAATGA
- the alaS gene encoding alanine--tRNA ligase, whose translation MLEEEYTLDYFRSEGFERKVCKSCGAAFWTRDPEQEFCGDAPCVTYNFIGNPVFKPHNVSEMREAFLSFFERHGHTRLERYPVAARWRDDIYLTIASIADFQPFVTSGVVPPPANPLTISQPCIRLNDLDSVGRSGRHLTLFEMMAHHAFNTPEEQIYWKDQTVALCDEFIKSIGGDPARVSYKEHPWYGGGNAGASVEVLIGGLEVATLVFMNLGRQKTDQPPVDVNGVPYYPMRLNIVDTGYGLERLVWASKGSPTIYDAVFPEMVSRLMRSARLEDLLDNPEFTKIMGLSARFAGVMDISGTNLYNLRRKVAEAIDVPVERLERIVVPIEKVYSIADHTRCLAYMLGDCIVPSNVREGYLARLVLRRTLRMMNDLSMDDALTDLIEAQMQVVGAENFEQDVDAVREIVENEEARYASTLERGARIVQKIARNYRAKSSRVPLEEVITLYDSHGIPPEMVKEVAAAEGAVVEIPDNFYSLIAETHSEAQKEARGEDPLDAYRERAVSLPPTKKLYYELPNEVEFEAMVLDYFDGMAVLDQTLFYPEGGGQPSDTGTLVTSESMVRVEEVVKLGEVILHRVTGGPLMRGDRVKGMVDEERRWSLMRHHTATHVLLHAAQQVLGVHVHQAGAQKGSEVSRLDIRHYRHITPDELRRIELEANRLVMADTPVYIHVEERTKAEQKYGFGLYQGGVPPGREIRTVQVGADVQACAGTHVRTTGEIGPIRVLGVEHIQDGVERLVFAAGIAAVHAVQHLGDLLQESADMVSVQPENLPATVARFFSEWKEQKKEIERLQKKVVDLEMQNLDGEVVDGVRVVVRTLDATHKELVALATTVADEGGVALFASSDGTVKVVATSGAPTVNAVDIVREVCGILGGKGGGKPNLAQGAGPDASRLEEALEYGRNRIIEALHGE comes from the coding sequence ATGCTCGAGGAAGAATATACGCTCGATTATTTCAGGTCCGAAGGGTTTGAGCGGAAGGTCTGCAAGAGTTGCGGGGCGGCCTTCTGGACCCGGGACCCCGAACAAGAGTTCTGCGGCGACGCTCCGTGTGTAACGTATAACTTCATCGGCAACCCGGTCTTCAAACCTCATAACGTCAGCGAGATGCGGGAGGCGTTCCTCTCGTTCTTCGAGCGGCACGGTCATACACGCCTCGAACGATATCCCGTAGCCGCCCGGTGGAGAGACGATATCTACCTCACCATCGCGTCCATCGCCGATTTTCAGCCGTTCGTCACGAGCGGGGTCGTTCCCCCGCCGGCGAACCCGCTGACCATCTCCCAGCCCTGCATCCGGTTAAACGACCTCGACTCGGTAGGGAGATCCGGGCGCCACCTGACGCTCTTTGAGATGATGGCGCACCACGCCTTCAACACCCCGGAGGAGCAGATCTACTGGAAGGACCAGACGGTCGCCCTCTGTGACGAGTTCATCAAGTCCATCGGCGGCGATCCCGCCCGTGTCAGCTACAAGGAGCACCCGTGGTACGGCGGCGGGAACGCCGGAGCGTCCGTCGAGGTGCTCATCGGCGGTCTCGAGGTCGCGACGCTGGTCTTCATGAACCTCGGGCGGCAGAAGACCGATCAGCCGCCCGTCGACGTGAACGGGGTGCCCTACTACCCGATGCGGCTGAACATCGTGGACACCGGCTACGGCCTTGAGCGGCTCGTCTGGGCCTCGAAGGGTTCGCCGACGATCTACGATGCGGTCTTCCCGGAGATGGTGAGCCGCCTGATGCGGTCGGCCCGTCTCGAGGACCTCCTCGACAACCCGGAGTTCACGAAGATCATGGGGCTCAGCGCCCGGTTCGCCGGGGTTATGGACATCTCCGGGACGAACCTCTACAACCTCCGGAGGAAGGTCGCCGAGGCGATCGACGTACCTGTCGAACGGCTCGAACGGATCGTCGTTCCGATCGAGAAGGTCTACTCGATCGCCGACCACACCCGCTGCCTCGCCTACATGCTCGGGGACTGCATCGTCCCCTCGAATGTCCGGGAGGGCTACCTCGCCCGGCTCGTGCTTCGTCGGACGCTCCGGATGATGAACGACCTCTCGATGGACGACGCCCTCACGGACCTGATCGAAGCACAGATGCAGGTCGTGGGCGCCGAGAACTTCGAGCAGGACGTGGACGCGGTCCGGGAGATCGTGGAGAACGAGGAGGCGCGGTACGCAAGCACTCTCGAGCGCGGGGCCCGGATCGTCCAGAAGATCGCCCGGAACTACAGGGCAAAGAGTTCCCGGGTTCCCCTCGAGGAGGTCATCACCCTCTACGACTCGCACGGCATCCCGCCCGAGATGGTGAAGGAGGTCGCTGCCGCCGAGGGCGCCGTCGTGGAGATCCCCGACAACTTCTACTCGCTGATCGCCGAGACGCACTCGGAGGCGCAGAAGGAGGCGAGGGGAGAAGACCCGCTCGACGCCTACCGCGAGCGTGCGGTTTCCCTCCCCCCGACGAAGAAACTCTACTACGAACTCCCGAACGAGGTCGAGTTCGAGGCGATGGTGCTGGATTACTTCGACGGGATGGCGGTGCTGGACCAGACGCTCTTCTACCCCGAGGGCGGCGGCCAGCCGTCCGATACCGGCACCCTGGTGACATCCGAGAGCATGGTGCGGGTGGAGGAGGTCGTGAAACTCGGCGAGGTGATCCTCCACCGGGTCACGGGCGGCCCCCTGATGCGCGGCGACCGGGTGAAGGGCATGGTGGACGAGGAACGCCGGTGGTCGCTGATGCGCCACCACACGGCGACCCACGTTCTCCTGCATGCCGCCCAGCAGGTGCTCGGCGTCCACGTGCACCAGGCGGGCGCCCAGAAGGGAAGCGAGGTTTCCCGCCTGGACATCCGGCACTACAGACATATCACGCCCGATGAACTCAGGAGGATCGAGCTCGAGGCGAACCGGCTGGTCATGGCCGATACGCCGGTCTACATCCACGTCGAGGAGCGGACGAAGGCCGAACAGAAGTACGGGTTCGGCCTCTACCAGGGCGGCGTCCCGCCGGGCCGGGAGATCAGGACGGTGCAGGTCGGCGCCGACGTGCAGGCGTGTGCCGGAACGCACGTCCGCACGACCGGTGAGATCGGGCCGATCCGGGTCCTCGGCGTCGAGCATATCCAGGACGGCGTCGAGCGGCTGGTCTTTGCGGCCGGTATCGCCGCCGTGCATGCCGTGCAGCACCTGGGCGACCTCCTCCAGGAGTCCGCCGACATGGTGAGCGTCCAGCCCGAGAACCTGCCGGCGACGGTAGCAAGATTCTTCTCGGAATGGAAGGAACAGAAGAAGGAGATTGAACGTCTCCAAAAGAAAGTGGTGGACCTCGAGATGCAGAATCTCGACGGCGAGGTTGTGGACGGGGTCAGGGTCGTCGTCAGAACGCTCGATGCGACCCATAAGGAACTCGTCGCACTCGCCACGACCGTCGCCGACGAGGGCGGCGTGGCGCTCTTTGCCTCAAGTGACGGCACCGTGAAGGTGGTGGCGACGTCGGGCGCCCCGACGGTGAACGCCGTCGATATCGTGCGGGAGGTCTGCGGCATCCTCGGCGGGAAGGGGGGCGGCAAGCCGAACCTTGCGCAGGGCGCGGGTCCGGACGCCTCCCGTCTCGAAGAGGCGCTCGAATACGGGCGCAACAGAATTATCGAAGCACTCCATGGCGAATGA
- a CDS encoding SWIM zinc finger family protein, which produces MRGIWQKMERDRVLTPEFRACIERVYGERGKKALEAVDAGQVKRYLDFFVVVGRSSEYIVEGDFCTCSDFLFRGRECWHILAVRIAERTGLYESYDLWYQDTWKT; this is translated from the coding sequence ATGAGGGGTATCTGGCAGAAGATGGAGCGCGACCGGGTGCTGACGCCGGAGTTCCGCGCCTGTATCGAGCGTGTCTACGGCGAGCGAGGGAAAAAGGCGCTCGAAGCCGTCGATGCGGGGCAGGTGAAGCGGTACCTCGACTTCTTCGTTGTGGTGGGCCGGAGCAGCGAGTATATCGTCGAAGGGGACTTCTGCACCTGCAGCGACTTTCTCTTCCGGGGGCGCGAATGCTGGCACATCCTTGCGGTGCGCATCGCCGAGCGGACGGGGTTATATGAATCCTACGATCTCTGGTATCAGGACACCTGGAAAACTTAA